In the Carettochelys insculpta isolate YL-2023 chromosome 6, ASM3395843v1, whole genome shotgun sequence genome, cgaaCTGCCACCTGGGCACTTggcctcagcactgccctgcGCTGGCTGCCCCCCGCCATCCCCACGCCCTCCCAGCAGTACCAGACCCTCAGCCCTTACTGCTGCCGTCCTCCTTCACCAGGGACACCTCGAAGCTGTTCCTGCGTGGCGGCTCAGGGTTGATCACCACCACCACGTTGGCGACGGTGCGGCGCAGCGCCTGGCTCACAGCATCGGCGTTGCGCCCGTAGATTCGTCAGCTCTtactgcaggggagcagggagtcagtggggccagggagcctgctggctggcCTCTTATGGAGCAAAGCAGCCTCCTGTCCAGTGAGGCCTCCCTCCTAGCACAATACAtctctgcacccccaacccagcagctctgaccaccccccccccaaaaccgtCCCCTTCGTCTCCACAGATGCCCCCCCTCCCGCGACACCCAGATGCCACCAGAGCATCCCTGGTGCCTTCCATGAGGCCAAAACCTCCCGCGCTGGCCAGGACTCACCAGTGCTCAATGACCACGCGAGGTCCTGGGCCCCGACCTTCCTTGCCCCGGGACTTTTTTGGCAGTGCATCGGGGCTGCTGTTTGCCGTCTCACCCTCCGAGTTCGCAGCCTTCACCTCAGgctcctgcaccttcctcttCCGCCTTTTGGGGGCCATCGCGCACTGGGAgagccccccaaacacacacacattaccTCTGGGTACATTTCAATGAAGATGGGATGTTCTGGGAACAAATCTGCCCTGATTCACACAGGAGTTACTCCAGAGAAGGTCTGCAGTCGGGGTTATTTGTGGGGGGCCGAGGGCAGGACATGCGATCAGGGTACAGGACCACAGGCCCTTTCCACCCAGCCACAGTGATAAGTGTGTGCGTGCTGGGGGTGGGCCAATGCTGTTTACAATAGTGCTGgcccatggagctgggccccatcCTGCCCTGCTTGTTCTGTGCCCTGAGCCATCCCTCACTCCCCCGGCCTGCCTGCCAGTTGGCTGCGGTCTCCTCTCCGCCTGCTTccttggccagctggggtcaGGTCAGTGGGGGGTGTCTTGGCTAGGCCCATCCTAGCAAGTGGGTCCCACGGGAACCCAGATGGGGCAGGCTCCGGCTTGGCGGATTACACCACTCTTGTGGGGCAATTCCCTGCTCTGGTGGCTCAGTCCAGCAGCCACAGTCATAGAATCAAGCAACCcgagggctagaagggacctcaggagcccatcgagtccagccccctgcctaaagcagggctaaccccaactaaaccagGGGGCTGGTAAGTGCAGCCGGGAGGCAGAACTTGGAGCAGGGGGATCCCTGAAAGGCCTGGGGAGGTGCTgggctttggggggaggggggcagggaagatcTCGGCGGGTTGGGAGCgcactgagcagggggtggggggcgcgtGCAGGATGCTGTACGTtcgtggcaggggcgggggcccGGCTCATAGAGAAGGGGGGCGACGCGTGCGGCACCAGGGGCCGTGcgggcagcccagggctgggtgggccatTGTGCCGCTGCAGGGTTGCAAATCGCGGCCTCGCCCTGGGCTGAGTGGAGCTGCCGCCCGGCCGTGCCCCGTATCCGGGGAGCGGCTCCCCCGCCCCACGCTTACGTTTGGCGCCAGCCCCATCCGAGGCGAGCTCAGCCCTGGGCCCGGAGCGACCCCCCGGGAAGACGCTGAATCACGTTCCCGAGCCTCCCCCGCTAGCAGCGGGGCACAGGCCGAGGCAGCGGGTCCCCCCACCGCGACAGGCTCGCACCTtacctgctccccgccccggccgCCGCACGTGGGCCAGCCAGGCCGCGGGCAGAGGAAACGGACCCGCCCCAACCACTACACACCGCGGGGGGGGGAGTGGAAATTTGCGGGTGGGGACAGGAAGGGGCCGCCGCTGAGCCAGCCCTGTCTTTGCTCCGGTGCAGCCCGGCGTGCCCGAGGCGCTCCCGGCAGGCGGTGTTGTCAGGAAAACATCCGGAGCGGGTTGTACTGTtctgcccgccccccccggccacccaGAATGGTTCCTGCCCAAGGGCTAAGCAACGTTCTAATAGCGCTTccctgcagccaatcagagctcagCCTGGCGCGCGGGGACAGGCCTGAGCCCCGCTCGGCTTCCTCCCGCTGCCGTGAGCTTCCCCGCGGCAGTGCCCGGCCATCTCCAGCACAGCGTGTCCAGCCTGACTTCTCCTCCTCGCCCTGCCCCCGCCTGCGAGCCCCGCTGCTGGCCTTTCAGCGGGGAGGAAAGGTCACCGCTTagccccggcccctcccctgTCTCAGGGGCCGTTTCCCGACTCCACCTACGCCGCAACTCCTTTTAAGGGTAGCTGCTGTAACTGGCCCCAAGAGGACTCGAACCTCAGCCTTCGAGAGCTTAGTGCAAGAGCCGCTCCCCATGGGCTAAAAGCCtcatggctctcagctgaggccgtggcggagactcattctttctctctggctgTCTCCACTTAATGAAAACTTCGGAAGGGCCacatcaaagaatactaatgaggcactgaaatacatactcagctcCTCGTTAGCATGCCCAGAGTGCCACAGTTCGCTCCCGCATGGTTCGTCTACCCAGGGGATTTccatgttggtggggtcctttcgaaaaggaccctggtaCAGATGAGCTGTGCGGGAGCGAACCAGGGTgctggtagcatgctaatgaggcactgaatatgcatttcagcacctcattagtattcttcaatttggctactagtgtggccattttgaagtttttacgaagtgtagatgtagcctctaagCAGTCTCAGTATCACTACATAGGACAGTTAACATCCCCTATTAAGTGGATGGGTTACATCCTGCCCCAGTCTGGGAGCCATGGCAAAGGAACCAGTTGCATCTGCAGCTGGCACAAGCCTACTGAgaccagctggggctccatgaGTAGCTGCCCTCCTGCAAGAGAcacaccacagccagaccagagaaGGGAAGGTTATACTCTTAGCTTGGTTTATTACAGACACCTGCTGAGGGAAGTGATGATTAATGGAGTGTTTACGCtggcctccctcccactgcccccagccagcagctgctgcacccccttcctctcccctgcatGGCTGCCATGAAGAGTGATCCAGGAGGGCAGTGCCAGACAcacactgggggagggagcccctcTGGGCCAGGCAGCCAATCCCCCACTCTGGCTAGCAGAGTGCTCAGTGCCTGCACtcagcctggcaccagctgctctccttgccccccccagccccatgagCTGTCTTTTGGCACCTGAAGGGTTAAACTAAGACGACCAGGAAAGAAGGACAAGGGACACTGGCTCTTGAGcgggcaggggcagccaggccctggctaGCAGTcctccagagcagcacagcccagctcccagcatcctctggctGGCGTGACAGGATTgcaggcagcctgctctgcccccaccccagaacagcacatgccctgcagccctgtgcccccagcacCACCAGTTGCTGGCTTTTCCAACAGGTCAAGCCTCTGGCCACACCCCCTCCCAAGACAGGGAGAGAAAAGGTgacctgacccccaccccacacatctgGGCGCCTCAGAGACTGGCCAAGGGAGGGGAATCTCTTCCAGTGTGAAACAGTCAGGCCCATCAGCAACACCCTTTTTCTCCCCACGCACATTAGTTCAGGCCAAGtcgcccccccttcccccctcatTGGTTCCACTCAACCTGGAGAGGCAGCATCAGACCCCAGGGGAattccacctccagccctgctgagGGGTGGCGGGAATAGCACAGCCCTGTCCTTGCAGCCAATCAGCAGCCTACAGCCAATTCTTTGGGCACCTAATGGCgctctcctcccctggggccacgGCAAAGGGCCCCTGCCCGGGCCAGAGGACCAGGAATAGATAAGACACCGAGACACGCAGAGTAGTGCAGCagggccctgtggggagggcggGGACTCCCCCAGGCGGCTCCCCAGCCATCTTGGAGACAGGCTGTGCTGGGCCCCCTGGCACagccagcaggggagggcagagggggcagctgcagagcgtGACGTGGCTCTATTGGTCTTTCTTGCTCTCGCCGTTGGGGAGCTCCGCACCGGCTGCCGCGGGAGCTTGCTGCTCCGGGAGCGCCTCGTCTCGCTGCTTCGACAGCTTCTTGGCCTTCTGGTACAGCTCATTCAGGCTGAATTCCCGGATCACGTTCTCCTGCGGCACAGACAGACCTCAGCGCCTGCCCAGCCGTGGCCTCCTGCGAGCCACCGCCGGAGCCTGCGGCAGGCAACTGCCTCTTCCTGGGAATGacggtggggggaaaaggggtaACGCCATAGGTCTGTCCAGCTGGTGACAGCTTGGGCCGAGGGAACCCTCCCTGCCCCGCAGGCTGGGTCCAGACTGCCACAGTCATCTCGCAGTAGGGCCCAGAGGgctcgggggtgggagggaagctcTGCGCTCACGGGAAAGGAGGTCACAGGGGAATtctgccctccctccagctcaGGATATGAGCACAGAAAGGGCCCCACAGAAAGGacggccctgccccaggctggcgcGACAGAGCCAATGCCCAGGGGGCAGCCCGTCGACTGAACAGGCGGAGCTGAAGCTCGAGGGCCCCCGCTTAGCCCTGCCCCGGTTCTGCGGCGTGCCCGCACGCAGCCCACCTCGGAGAAGGTCCAGGAGACGGCCCGGCCCTTCTTGTCGATCTGCGGCCGGCGCATCACCTCCTTCCCGCCCTGGAAGAGGATCAGCGTGGGCAGCTGCTTGGTGAGCGGCGAGGTGCTCACTTTGTACCTGTGGGGGTGGACGGACACGCGGACAGGGTGACTtctcacagcagccagggcctccAGCCCCTCAGGCGCTGCACTGCTCCTTTCCTCGCCAGTAGCCCACGGTGGGAAGAAGAGGGAGCGACCCGTCCCCCCAGGTACCAATCCAAGAGGAGGAGACAGTCTCTGCGGTTGTACATAGGGGtcagcaagggggtgggggggggaacatGGACTCCACTCTCACAGAGTTGGCTGGGGCAGTAGGTGTCCCAGGGCGGCTCCGGCTGGGAAAGGGGTTCCAATTCCCATAACAGCCAGGTCCTTCAGGGGGATCCCAGCAGAGAGGAGACCCCTGGTGTGAAGCAGTGACCCTCAGCAGCTTCATGCCTGGGCTGGTGCTGAGTCGGttgggtgggcaggcagcagtggggggtggtACCAGCCTATTTCTTCAGGCCATGGAGGTATAGGCCTGATTAACTCACTCCCGGCAGCCTGGACTCCCTCACCTGGTGCTGACGTCAGGGTAACGGCCCACGTCCACCTTGCCGAAGTTGAGCCCAGTGCAGTTGtacctggcgggggtggggaggcagttagCATAGGGAGAGGGCAGCATGGGGCAAGGAGAGCTAGCTGggccaaaccccctcccccaaaccccagcTGGGTCGGCTTCGTTCCCTGCCCcggggcagaggcagcagaggGGGTGGCCGGGACTCCCCCTCCCCAACTCACCAAATTCCCAGCTGGGCGCCACTCACTTGAGAGACAGGTCGGCGTAGATGGGCGCGAACGACTGGCATTCGTTGGACCAGTTGGCAAAGAACTCCACGATCCAGGTCGCCCGCTTGtcctgctccagctcctcctgCGGCACAAGGAGAAGGGTCAGTGGCgagtggggtgggcgggggctcaGCCGGATGCTGTCCCCACCCGCCAGTCAGGGCGGCGACAGGCCACGGCAGGCCCCGTGCGAGAGACGCCCAGGGAGCGGGCGAGGCGGCAGCCGATACGCACCTCGATGGTTTTGTCGCTGAAGTACTTGATGTACTCGGGGCCCAGGTACAGAGGCGGCTTGCAGGTCATCAGGAACACTGGGAGGGGACGCACACAGCGCAGCATTAAGGAGCGGGACCCGTGCACTCAGCAACCCAACACCGGCGCTTAAAGCATAACCCTCCCCGCAGCGCACGTATGCACGGCTGAGTAGGTGGGCCTGCTGCCACGGGCCGCACCTGGGGGCCTTGGACAAGGATTTCAGGGGAGAAATCAAACATTTCGGTGCAGAACTAGGCCGGGTCACTTGCTGTGTGGCCTTGGGTGGCGGGGGTGTCAGACAGAGCCTCTCAGGCTGGGTTCCTGGCCTGGCTGTGTGTGGGTGAGGGGGAGTCAGATGTAACATGGTCCCACAGGACGTTCTAGGCTGGGGGTGGTCAGTCCTCGGCTCTTGGAGCTGTCAGCCGtgcctcctcctcagagctgcacgctGGGAGTGCTGTCAGCGCCCTGCGGGCGCGTCCCACCGCTCATCGGCAGAAGTGCGTGGCGGCTCCAGCGAGTCCTCAGCATCAAATTATCGGGGTgcgactgggggagcctggctcagggggaggAAAAGGGCATGGAGCCACatattcattttctctctctctctctctctctctctctctctctccccccccctcacacacacacacacacagagagagagagagagagaccctaaCTAGTTGGCCACTCCCAGCCTCAGCACACTTGGGAAGTGTGGTCCAGAGGTAATGACTCTAAggtggctggctgcctggctggctgcacaagcactcagcAACGGTTGCTCTCCAGCCAAGAGGCCCCCAGGACAGCGGCGCCCAAAACTTTCGCCACCGCCTTGGCAATGCAGCGGCGCGCACTTAGGGAAGCCGCTGTccgtccctccccccaccccgaggcGGGGAGGGCGGTGTCCGTGAGAGGACAGCATTAGAACTCACAAGGAGTTTGACGGACTGGAGAACTGATCTGAATTCAACCAGGGGGCAGCCGCTAGAGACCCCTGCGAAGTGCTACGGGTAGGAAAGGAGTACAGTGGgcatgcagctgcccagcagggaacACCCGGCTGCAGGCAGCACTCCTGGAGAGCGTCACAACCGCTCGCAGAGGGGACTCGAGCCAGCAGCGTGACACAGCTGCAAAAAAAGGCTCAGCTCATTCTGGGGCTGGGGATAGGACACCAGGAACCCAAAGAGTGCAGCAAAGAGCTCCAGCACTCCCCACAGGAGGGGCCAAGGCCATAGCAGCCTCAGAGGGCGCTGCATTGGAAAAGCCAACAGATGGCTGAGCGCCAGCACGCTCCGAGTCAAAGCTACACTTCACCCCTCCTCCTGAAAGGCAAGAGGCAGCTCGGAGGCCGTGCCCcttctcagagctggggcaggaggggttcaGCCCCGGCTGCTAGGGCAGCGGTTTTCTGCTAGCATGCTCTACCCCGCTGGTGTAAAAGGTCATCAATGTCCTCTCACTGCAGCTCTCTGCAGAGTCACCGTGGGGGGAAAACTGATGACCTCccgccagctggggctc is a window encoding:
- the SELENOH gene encoding selenoprotein H isoform X1 — its product is MGLAPNCAMAPKRRKRKVQEPEVKAANSEGETANSSPDALPKKSRGKEGRGPGPRVVIEHCKSURIYGRNADAVSQALRRTVANVVVVINPEPPRRNSFEVSLVKEDGSTVELWSGIKKGPPRKLKFPEPDKVADMLKSSLA
- the SELENOH gene encoding selenoprotein H isoform X2, producing the protein MAPKRRKRKVQEPEVKAANSEGETANSSPDALPKKSRGKEGRGPGPRVVIEHCKSURIYGRNADAVSQALRRTVANVVVVINPEPPRRNSFEVSLVKEDGSTVELWSGIKKGPPRKLKFPEPDKVADMLKSSLA
- the TMX2 gene encoding thioredoxin-related transmembrane protein 2; amino-acid sequence: MAVLAPLLALFYSVPGLCRWLARPYYPLSALLSAAFILVRKVPPLCQGLPTQREDGNPCDFDWREVEILMFLSAIVMMKNRRSITVDQHVGNIFMFSKVANVILFFRLDIRMGLLYLTLCIVFLMTCKPPLYLGPEYIKYFSDKTIEEELEQDKRATWIVEFFANWSNECQSFAPIYADLSLKYNCTGLNFGKVDVGRYPDVSTRYKVSTSPLTKQLPTLILFQGGKEVMRRPQIDKKGRAVSWTFSEENVIREFSLNELYQKAKKLSKQRDEALPEQQAPAAAGAELPNGESKKDQ